In a single window of the Nodularia spumigena CCY9414 genome:
- a CDS encoding hydrogenase small subunit, translated as MTNVLWLQGGACSGNTMSFLNAEEPTVCDLIADFGIKVLWHPSLGLEMGDDLQTLLRDCISGKIPLDILVFEGSVVNAPNGTGEWNRFADRPMKDWLTDLSQAAKFIVAVGDCATWGGIPAMSPNPSESQGLQFLKREKGGFLGKDFVSKAGLPVINIPGCPAHPDWITQILVAIATGRIADIALDELQRPQTFFNTYTQTGCTRNIHFAYKASTGEFGQRKGCLFYDLGCRGPMTHSSCNRILWNRVSSKTRVGMPCLGCTEPEFPFFDLQPGTVFKTQTVMGVPKELPPGVKQKDYAVLTMVAKVAAPAWAEEDFFTV; from the coding sequence ATGACTAACGTACTATGGCTGCAAGGTGGTGCGTGTTCAGGGAACACCATGTCATTTCTCAACGCCGAAGAACCGACGGTGTGCGATCTTATTGCCGACTTTGGCATCAAGGTACTTTGGCATCCCTCCTTGGGATTGGAAATGGGTGACGACCTGCAAACCCTCCTCCGGGATTGCATTTCAGGCAAAATACCTCTAGATATCTTAGTCTTTGAAGGCAGCGTTGTAAATGCCCCCAACGGCACCGGCGAATGGAATCGGTTTGCCGATCGCCCGATGAAAGATTGGTTAACAGACTTATCCCAAGCGGCTAAATTTATTGTCGCCGTGGGAGACTGTGCAACCTGGGGCGGAATCCCAGCCATGTCACCCAACCCCAGCGAGTCACAAGGTTTACAATTTCTCAAGCGTGAAAAAGGCGGCTTTTTAGGCAAAGACTTTGTTTCCAAAGCCGGCTTACCTGTAATCAACATTCCCGGATGTCCCGCCCATCCTGATTGGATTACGCAGATATTAGTAGCGATCGCCACTGGACGCATAGCCGACATCGCCCTAGACGAACTACAACGTCCTCAAACCTTCTTCAACACATACACCCAAACAGGCTGTACCCGTAACATTCACTTTGCCTACAAAGCCTCAACCGGCGAATTTGGTCAACGTAAAGGTTGCCTATTTTATGACTTAGGTTGTCGTGGTCCCATGACACACTCATCCTGCAACCGCATTTTATGGAACCGTGTTTCCTCCAAAACTCGTGTGGGGATGCCTTGTTTAGGCTGTACAGAACCAGAATTTCCCTTCTTTGACCTCCAGCCTGGAACCGTATTTAAAACCCAAACAGTGATGGGGGTTCCCAAAGAATTACCGCCAGGAGTCAAACAAAAAGACTACGCCGTATTGACAATGGTCGCTAAAGTTGCAGCACCAGCTTGGGCAGAAGAAGACTTTTTCACGGTTTAG
- a CDS encoding NifU family protein, which yields MTKLEELIQEINRFEAIISQWEESQRCVAVGLKRAIEDLHKAALTHLIKSLKQESMSALRQAVDDDIVYSVLLYHELIKPPQAPLIERINTALEEVRPGLKSHDGDVEFVAIKPPDTVEVKLIGSCSSCPTSTLTLTQSVEQAIKNHCPEITKVVAVNHTSTVNSPFTPEDTATWVKLTTIDQIPESGILTGKVGKNSLILYRQGENITCYLNACPHLATPLDMGKLDNGILTCKSHGFQYNLETGECLTVADVPLQSYPVQIKGEKVFVKLPKYSI from the coding sequence ATGACAAAACTGGAAGAACTAATTCAAGAAATCAATAGATTTGAAGCAATAATATCCCAATGGGAAGAAAGCCAAAGATGTGTAGCAGTAGGACTAAAAAGAGCAATTGAAGATTTACATAAAGCAGCACTAACCCATTTAATCAAAAGCCTAAAACAAGAATCAATGTCAGCCCTGCGCCAAGCCGTAGACGATGACATAGTATATTCAGTTTTGCTTTATCACGAACTAATTAAACCACCACAAGCACCATTAATCGAAAGAATTAACACAGCCCTAGAAGAAGTGCGCCCAGGCTTAAAAAGTCATGATGGCGATGTAGAATTTGTAGCAATCAAACCACCAGATACAGTCGAAGTTAAATTAATTGGAAGTTGTAGCAGTTGTCCCACTTCAACCTTAACTTTAACTCAAAGTGTAGAACAGGCGATAAAAAATCATTGTCCTGAAATTACTAAAGTTGTAGCAGTCAATCATACTTCTACTGTCAACAGTCCATTTACTCCAGAAGATACCGCTACTTGGGTGAAACTAACAACAATTGATCAAATTCCTGAGTCTGGAATATTGACAGGTAAAGTGGGAAAAAATTCCCTAATTTTATATCGCCAAGGTGAAAATATTACCTGTTATCTGAATGCTTGCCCACATTTAGCGACTCCTTTAGATATGGGTAAATTAGATAATGGTATTCTGACTTGTAAATCTCATGGATTTCAGTATAATTTAGAAACTGGCGAATGTTTAACCGTTGCTGATGTGCCATTGCAGTCTTATCCAGTACAAATTAAAGGAGAAAAGGTTTTTGTGAAACTGCCAAAATATTCCATTTAA
- the hypF gene encoding carbamoyltransferase HypF produces MEEIRVRGTVQGVGFRPTVYRLAKVCGLFGDVCNDGEGVLIRVAGSEVAITEFINKLYIECPPLGKIQELTRVNYEGDEDFTDFVISRSVSSSRNTEITPDAAICPQCQQEIFDPFSRFYRYPFTNCTHCGPRFSIIRGIPYDRCNTSMSAFAMCAECEREYENVENRRFHAQPVACHTCGPKAWLERADGKPVTASMFSMMDDVDAVCTLLQKGEIVAIKGLGGIHLACDATQEAAVQKLRQRKRRYHKPLALMARDIAVIAEYCTVNTQEKELLASSAAPIVLLQKNPHCLIAPSVSPGLNYLGFMLPYTPLHHLILRRMNRPIVLTSGNIADEPQCIDNEEAREKLGHIADYFLLHNRDIVNRVDDSVARVINNQVKIIRRARGYAPAPIILPPGFEKVTPILAMGSELKNTFCLLRGGEAILSQHLGDLENAAAFHAYQDTLNLYLNLFEHQPQAIAIDKHPEYLATKLGKELASVNKLKLHPIQHHHAHIAACMAENGIPLDSPPVLGIALDGLGYGEDGKFWGGEFLLADYRQFQRLATFKPVAMIGGEKAIYQPWRNTYAYLLNADIWDESQHKYPELEIIKFLQQQPLKLLTQAVDKGINSPPASSVGRLFDAVAAAIGIYPEECSYEGQSAIAMEALVNPSNLNNYEETLNYPFQLNFSDSIYYIDSKQMWQALLQDLQKQISQSHIATKFHKSLAKTIVDVVKHLCQENLINQVVLSGGVFQNCILLTQVTQNLQNLGLTVLTHSSLPANDGNISLGQAVITAAQLTPDS; encoded by the coding sequence ATGGAAGAGATTAGGGTTCGGGGGACTGTTCAAGGGGTGGGATTTCGTCCTACTGTTTATCGTCTGGCTAAGGTTTGTGGTTTGTTTGGTGATGTTTGTAATGATGGTGAGGGTGTTTTAATTCGGGTGGCTGGGAGTGAGGTGGCTATTACTGAGTTTATCAATAAACTATATATTGAATGTCCTCCTTTGGGGAAAATTCAGGAGTTGACGAGAGTTAATTATGAAGGTGATGAGGATTTTACTGATTTTGTGATTTCTCGTAGTGTGAGTAGTTCTAGAAATACAGAAATTACTCCTGATGCGGCGATTTGTCCCCAATGTCAACAGGAAATTTTTGACCCTTTTAGCCGTTTTTATCGTTATCCTTTTACGAATTGTACTCATTGCGGTCCTCGCTTCAGTATTATTCGTGGGATTCCTTACGATAGATGCAATACCAGTATGTCTGCGTTTGCTATGTGTGCTGAATGTGAACGGGAATATGAAAATGTGGAAAATCGGCGTTTTCACGCCCAACCTGTAGCTTGTCATACTTGCGGACCGAAAGCTTGGTTAGAACGGGCTGATGGTAAACCTGTGACGGCTTCAATGTTTTCGATGATGGATGATGTTGATGCTGTTTGTACTTTGTTGCAAAAAGGCGAAATTGTGGCTATTAAAGGGTTGGGTGGTATTCATCTAGCTTGTGACGCTACTCAAGAAGCTGCTGTACAGAAGTTGCGTCAGCGTAAACGGCGTTATCATAAACCTTTGGCTTTAATGGCGCGGGATATAGCAGTAATTGCAGAATATTGTACTGTTAATACTCAGGAAAAAGAATTATTAGCAAGTTCTGCTGCGCCTATTGTATTGTTACAGAAAAATCCTCACTGTCTAATTGCACCTTCTGTTTCACCGGGACTAAATTATCTCGGTTTTATGTTACCTTATACCCCTTTACATCATTTAATTTTGCGGCGGATGAATCGCCCGATTGTGTTAACCAGTGGGAATATTGCTGATGAACCTCAATGTATTGATAATGAAGAAGCTAGAGAAAAGTTAGGTCATATTGCGGATTATTTTCTTTTACATAATCGGGATATTGTGAATCGAGTAGATGATTCTGTTGCTAGGGTGATTAATAATCAAGTAAAAATCATTCGCCGGGCTAGGGGATACGCACCAGCACCGATAATTTTACCACCGGGTTTTGAGAAAGTAACGCCAATTTTAGCAATGGGTAGTGAGTTAAAAAATACCTTTTGTTTATTACGCGGAGGCGAAGCAATTCTTTCTCAACATTTGGGAGATTTAGAAAACGCTGCGGCTTTTCATGCTTATCAAGATACACTCAATTTATATTTAAATTTATTTGAGCATCAACCACAAGCGATCGCTATCGATAAACACCCTGAATATCTTGCCACAAAACTCGGTAAAGAACTCGCATCTGTTAATAAACTTAAACTTCATCCTATCCAACATCATCACGCCCATATTGCTGCTTGTATGGCAGAAAATGGGATTCCTTTAGATTCCCCTCCAGTTTTAGGTATTGCTTTAGATGGATTAGGTTATGGCGAAGATGGCAAATTTTGGGGAGGAGAATTTCTGTTAGCAGATTATCGTCAATTTCAGCGCCTCGCAACATTTAAACCAGTCGCCATGATTGGCGGTGAAAAAGCAATTTATCAGCCTTGGCGTAACACCTACGCCTACTTACTCAATGCTGATATTTGGGATGAAAGCCAACACAAATATCCTGAATTAGAAATTATCAAATTTTTGCAACAACAGCCATTAAAGCTACTTACACAAGCTGTAGATAAAGGCATTAACTCGCCCCCAGCCTCATCCGTAGGGAGGTTGTTTGATGCAGTAGCTGCGGCTATAGGCATTTATCCAGAAGAATGTAGCTATGAAGGACAGAGTGCGATCGCAATGGAAGCCTTAGTCAATCCTAGCAACTTAAATAATTATGAAGAAACGCTAAATTATCCTTTTCAGCTTAACTTTTCAGATAGCATATATTATATAGACTCAAAACAGATGTGGCAAGCCCTGCTTCAAGACTTGCAAAAACAGATTAGTCAATCACACATAGCCACAAAATTCCATAAGAGTTTAGCTAAAACCATTGTCGATGTAGTTAAACATCTATGTCAAGAAAATCTGATTAATCAAGTTGTATTAAGCGGAGGAGTATTTCAGAACTGCATTTTATTAACACAAGTTACCCAGAATTTACAAAATTTAGGACTAACCGTATTAACTCACAGTTCACTTCCTGCTAACGACGGCAACATATCACTAGGACAAGCAGTAATTACAGCCGCCCAATTAACCCCCGACTCTTAA
- a CDS encoding HypC/HybG/HupF family hydrogenase formation chaperone — MCLGIPGQIVEISDINHKLAIVNIAGVKRQVNIACIVNEQHPPEKCIGDWVLVHVGFAMNRINEQEAAETLKLLEELATAQAQITN, encoded by the coding sequence ATGTGCTTAGGAATCCCCGGACAAATAGTAGAAATCAGCGACATTAACCATAAACTAGCCATAGTTAACATAGCTGGAGTCAAACGCCAAGTAAACATAGCCTGCATAGTCAACGAACAACATCCCCCCGAAAAATGTATAGGAGACTGGGTATTAGTTCACGTAGGCTTCGCCATGAATCGTATCAACGAACAAGAAGCAGCCGAAACATTAAAACTATTAGAAGAACTAGCAACAGCCCAAGCCCAAATAACCAACTAA
- the hypD gene encoding hydrogenase formation protein HypD, producing MKYVNEFREPEKAAALRNQITQLSNQLNKPLKLMEVCGGHTHSIFKYGIEDILPPNLELIHGPGCPVCVMPKGRLDDAIAISQNHNVILATFGDTMRVPGSHTNLLQAKAQGADIRMVYSPLDSLQIARDNPDKEIVFFALGFETTAPSTALTILQAAAENITNFSMFSNHVLVIPALQALLDNADLQLDGFIGPGHVSMVIGTEPYQFIAQKYHKPIVIAGFEPLDILQSIWMILQQLVENRCEVENQYNRLVEPAGNLIALQAMNQVFAVRKNFDWRGLGEIPESGLKIRTEYTQFDAENKFIIPNLKVADHKACKCGEILKGVLKPWECKVFGTACTPETPIGSCMVSSEGACAAYYKYGRLSAISKKAQQLATSK from the coding sequence ATGAAATACGTCAACGAATTTCGAGAACCAGAAAAAGCAGCAGCCTTACGCAACCAAATAACCCAACTAAGCAACCAACTAAACAAACCCCTTAAACTGATGGAAGTATGCGGTGGACATACCCACTCCATATTTAAATACGGTATAGAAGACATCCTACCCCCCAACCTAGAACTCATCCACGGGCCTGGTTGTCCAGTATGCGTCATGCCAAAAGGGAGATTAGACGATGCGATCGCCATATCCCAAAATCATAACGTCATTCTCGCCACATTTGGCGACACCATGAGAGTACCCGGTTCCCATACCAACCTCCTCCAAGCCAAAGCCCAAGGCGCAGATATCCGCATGGTATACTCCCCATTAGATAGCCTGCAAATCGCCAGAGACAACCCAGACAAAGAAATAGTCTTCTTCGCCCTCGGCTTTGAAACCACCGCCCCTAGTACCGCCCTCACCATATTGCAAGCAGCAGCCGAAAACATCACCAACTTTAGTATGTTTTCCAACCATGTTCTCGTAATTCCCGCCCTTCAAGCCCTACTAGATAACGCAGATTTACAACTAGATGGATTTATCGGCCCTGGTCATGTCAGCATGGTAATTGGAACAGAACCATATCAATTTATTGCCCAAAAATATCATAAACCCATAGTAATTGCCGGCTTTGAACCATTAGATATACTGCAATCAATTTGGATGATATTACAGCAACTAGTAGAAAACCGTTGTGAAGTAGAAAACCAATATAACAGATTAGTAGAACCAGCCGGAAACTTAATAGCATTGCAAGCCATGAACCAAGTATTTGCAGTGCGAAAAAACTTTGATTGGCGAGGCTTAGGTGAAATACCAGAATCAGGCTTAAAAATCCGGACTGAATACACCCAATTCGATGCAGAAAATAAATTTATTATTCCTAACTTAAAAGTAGCAGACCATAAAGCTTGTAAATGTGGAGAAATTCTCAAAGGAGTTTTAAAACCTTGGGAATGTAAAGTATTTGGTACAGCTTGCACACCAGAAACACCCATTGGAAGCTGTATGGTTTCCTCAGAAGGTGCGTGTGCAGCCTACTACAAATATGGACGACTTTCTGCAATTAGTAAAAAAGCCCAACAACTAGCCACATCCAAATAA
- a CDS encoding tautomerase family protein, protein MPFITVQIAKGHSVEKKRQLVKALTETLIETLGAKPEWITIHIDEFERENWSVGGQLHIDKHSGRHKEKGI, encoded by the coding sequence ATGCCATTCATCACCGTACAAATAGCCAAAGGTCACTCCGTCGAAAAGAAACGCCAACTAGTCAAAGCACTAACCGAGACACTAATTGAAACCTTGGGTGCTAAACCAGAATGGATAACCATACATATTGATGAATTTGAACGAGAAAATTGGTCGGTTGGCGGTCAACTACATATAGATAAACATAGCGGTAGACATAAAGAAAAAGGCATCTAA
- the hypE gene encoding hydrogenase expression/formation protein HypE has product MNISPKHKTQNPLLQKIGKPLQNKTRDTHITLAHGSGGKAMRDLIEDIFVNSFDNPILSQLEDQASLNLASLSQQGDRLAFTTDSYVVDPLFFPGSDIGELAINGTINDLAVSGAKPLYLTCSVIIEEGLEVETLRRVVASMKLAAQKAGVQIVTGDTKVVQRGAADKLFINTTGIGVIPQGINISAHNIQVGDVVIINGELGNHGAAILIARGELALETNVESDCQPLHSLVANILSVCPDVHAMRDATRGGLATVLNEFSVSSGVGIRLYEESIPVREEVKGVCEILGLDPLYLANEGKLVVVVGGENAEVVLSAMRLHSAGKDACVIGEVIASPAGVVLLRTAFGTERIVDMLVGEQLPRIC; this is encoded by the coding sequence ATGAATATTTCCCCCAAACACAAAACACAAAATCCCCTACTACAAAAAATCGGCAAACCCCTCCAAAATAAAACACGAGACACCCATATTACCCTCGCCCACGGTAGCGGCGGTAAAGCCATGCGCGATTTAATTGAAGATATCTTTGTAAATAGCTTTGATAATCCAATTCTCTCCCAATTAGAAGACCAAGCCAGTTTAAACTTAGCTAGTCTCAGCCAACAGGGAGATAGACTAGCATTTACCACAGATTCTTATGTTGTAGACCCCTTATTTTTTCCTGGTAGTGACATTGGAGAATTAGCAATTAATGGCACTATTAATGATTTAGCCGTCAGTGGTGCTAAACCCTTATATCTCACTTGTAGCGTTATTATAGAAGAAGGATTAGAAGTAGAAACTTTGCGGCGTGTCGTTGCTAGTATGAAATTAGCCGCCCAAAAAGCTGGCGTGCAAATTGTCACAGGTGACACTAAAGTTGTCCAACGTGGTGCTGCTGATAAACTATTTATTAATACTACAGGTATTGGGGTAATTCCGCAAGGAATTAACATTTCTGCCCATAATATTCAAGTGGGAGACGTAGTAATTATTAATGGCGAATTGGGAAATCATGGTGCAGCAATTTTAATCGCCCGTGGGGAATTAGCTTTAGAAACTAATGTTGAAAGTGACTGTCAACCGTTACATAGTTTAGTCGCAAATATCCTGAGTGTTTGTCCTGATGTTCACGCTATGCGCGATGCTACACGGGGCGGTTTAGCGACAGTTTTAAATGAATTTTCTGTGAGTTCTGGTGTAGGTATTCGTCTCTATGAAGAATCTATCCCTGTGCGGGAAGAAGTTAAAGGAGTTTGTGAAATACTAGGTTTAGATCCTTTGTATTTGGCTAATGAAGGTAAGTTAGTGGTGGTAGTAGGAGGTGAGAATGCTGAAGTTGTTTTATCAGCTATGAGGTTACATTCAGCCGGGAAGGATGCTTGTGTGATTGGTGAGGTTATTGCTTCACCTGCTGGTGTTGTGTTGTTAAGAACTGCTTTTGGGACTGAACGTATTGTCGATATGTTAGTGGGTGAACAATTACCCCGGATTTGTTGA
- the hypA gene encoding hydrogenase maturation nickel metallochaperone HypA has product MHELGITQNIVAIVSEHAQGAKVQRVVLEVGQLSAILPDAIKFCFDICTQGTVLVGAILEIREIPGLARCRECGAEIHLNKPFGVCSCGSVQLDLIAGEELKIKEIEIE; this is encoded by the coding sequence ATGCACGAACTAGGTATTACGCAGAATATCGTGGCTATTGTTAGTGAACACGCCCAAGGTGCAAAGGTTCAACGTGTGGTGTTAGAAGTTGGTCAACTTTCGGCGATTTTACCTGATGCTATAAAGTTCTGTTTTGATATCTGTACTCAAGGTACAGTTTTGGTGGGGGCGATATTAGAAATTAGGGAAATTCCTGGTTTAGCACGATGTCGTGAATGTGGTGCGGAAATACATTTAAATAAACCTTTTGGTGTATGTAGCTGTGGTAGCGTGCAATTAGACTTAATAGCTGGTGAAGAATTGAAAATTAAGGAAATTGAAATAGAGTAA
- the hypB gene encoding hydrogenase nickel incorporation protein HypB, producing MCVTCGCSDDAESTITNLETGEVEHNHHDHTHTLLDGTVISHSHNHDTQHEASQVHAKIHNTTISLEQDILAKNNLIAAQNRGWFKGRNILALNLMSSPGSGKTTLLTRTIHDLKSQLPISVIEGDQETANDAQKIQETGCKVVQINTGTGCHLEAAMIDRGLQQLNPPLNSVVMIENVGNLVCPALFDLGEQAKVVILSVTEGEDKPIKYPHMFRASEIMILTKVDLLPYVQFDVQKCIDYARQVNPQIQIFQVSATTGAGLETWYGWLSATVGNLSTPVSV from the coding sequence ATGTGTGTAACTTGCGGTTGTTCTGATGATGCTGAAAGCACAATTACTAATTTGGAAACTGGTGAGGTTGAACACAATCACCATGATCATACTCACACTTTACTTGATGGTACTGTAATTAGCCATTCCCATAATCATGATACTCAGCATGAAGCTTCTCAAGTTCATGCCAAAATACATAATACAACAATATCTTTAGAACAGGATATTTTAGCGAAAAATAATTTGATAGCAGCCCAAAATCGGGGATGGTTTAAAGGACGCAATATTTTAGCTTTAAATTTAATGAGTTCTCCTGGTTCGGGTAAAACAACTCTGTTAACTCGGACTATTCATGATTTAAAAAGTCAGTTACCTATTAGTGTGATTGAAGGCGACCAAGAAACAGCTAATGATGCCCAAAAAATTCAGGAAACAGGCTGTAAGGTTGTACAAATTAATACGGGTACTGGTTGCCATTTAGAAGCTGCTATGATTGACAGGGGTTTACAGCAATTGAACCCGCCGCTTAATTCGGTGGTGATGATTGAAAATGTCGGAAATTTGGTTTGTCCGGCTTTGTTTGACTTGGGAGAACAAGCTAAGGTGGTAATTCTCTCGGTGACTGAGGGAGAAGATAAGCCGATTAAATATCCGCATATGTTTCGCGCTAGTGAAATTATGATTCTCACTAAGGTTGATTTGTTGCCTTATGTGCAGTTTGATGTGCAAAAATGTATAGATTATGCCCGACAGGTTAATCCCCAAATTCAAATTTTTCAGGTTTCTGCGACTACTGGTGCTGGTTTAGAAACTTGGTATGGATGGCTATCTGCAACAGTAGGTAATTTGTCTACTCCAGTTTCTGTTTAA
- a CDS encoding Coq4 family protein — MVNVITLDNDKGLLTYIIQFLASSNLKIDGGTTDALFDFEDALDQTEMAQLAVNELKQNPEVSILFKERWLPNLFNLDELSQLPEGTLGHVYAHKIKSKDFNPYFYKTVPVVDDISYLKMLWRTTHDIYHVVAGFDTDEIGEIGLQAFFIAQTPIPISAMIVSFGLVMISLYQPHNLKYLMSEISRGYNLGSQTTGKFIAQRWDKYWDVQVSDIRANLGMKAMFSS; from the coding sequence ATGGTCAATGTAATTACTCTTGACAACGATAAGGGACTTCTTACTTACATTATTCAATTTCTTGCATCTAGTAATCTCAAAATTGATGGTGGTACCACTGATGCCTTATTTGACTTTGAAGACGCACTTGATCAAACGGAAATGGCACAGCTAGCCGTTAATGAACTGAAACAAAATCCAGAAGTGAGCATCTTGTTTAAAGAACGTTGGCTTCCTAATCTTTTTAATCTAGATGAGTTAAGCCAGCTTCCAGAGGGTACTTTAGGTCATGTTTATGCTCATAAAATTAAGTCTAAAGACTTTAATCCTTACTTCTACAAGACAGTTCCTGTAGTTGATGATATCTCTTATCTCAAGATGCTTTGGCGAACTACCCATGATATCTATCATGTGGTTGCTGGATTTGATACTGATGAAATTGGTGAAATTGGATTACAAGCTTTTTTTATCGCTCAAACACCGATTCCTATCAGCGCTATGATTGTGAGTTTTGGACTGGTGATGATTAGTCTTTATCAACCACATAATTTAAAATATTTAATGTCTGAAATTTCCCGTGGTTACAATCTCGGTTCCCAAACTACGGGTAAGTTTATTGCTCAAAGATGGGATAAATATTGGGATGTACAGGTTAGCGATATTCGAGCAAATCTGGGAATGAAGGCTATGTTTTCAAGTTGA
- a CDS encoding LLM class flavin-dependent oxidoreductase — protein MKTGIFCNYENHHQNTSRTIFEQVALVQQAESLGFESAWVSEHHFNEFNLSSSMLLLMAHLAGLTSTIQLATAAVLLPFHNPIRVAEDIATLDNLCNGRLLFGVAKGGPFPQHNKHFGTPMGESRAKMLEAIALIQKLLYDDNVSFNGQYYQCDRLTIYPKPLQSQIPVYIATGDDQGIEFAAQNSFGLMGGPPFSLERLKNTVAKYRALNNSGSEKFVLARFFYVGKTYEEAVSEALPFIRQFSQKMQANSAYVMQNSTNTNQKPFDRTNICFDEDYLIENSIIGDVRTCRDKIKTFQDELNLGTLALKPSSFVLPKNLESLERYNQEVRNYV, from the coding sequence ATGAAAACTGGAATTTTTTGCAATTACGAAAATCATCATCAGAATACCAGCCGCACAATCTTTGAACAAGTTGCGCTAGTACAACAGGCGGAAAGCTTAGGTTTTGAGTCAGCGTGGGTGAGTGAACACCATTTTAATGAATTTAATCTCAGTTCGTCTATGTTGCTGTTAATGGCACACTTAGCGGGACTTACTTCAACGATTCAATTAGCGACGGCGGCGGTATTATTGCCATTCCATAACCCAATTCGAGTCGCAGAAGATATTGCTACTCTGGATAATTTGTGTAATGGCAGATTATTATTTGGTGTAGCTAAAGGAGGTCCTTTTCCCCAACATAATAAGCATTTTGGTACACCAATGGGTGAATCTCGCGCCAAAATGTTAGAAGCGATCGCCTTAATTCAAAAGCTGCTGTATGATGACAACGTATCATTTAATGGGCAGTATTATCAATGCGATCGCTTGACAATTTACCCCAAACCATTGCAGTCTCAAATTCCAGTTTACATCGCCACAGGTGACGATCAAGGCATAGAATTTGCCGCCCAAAATTCCTTCGGTTTAATGGGGGGTCCGCCATTCTCCTTAGAGAGATTGAAAAACACCGTGGCTAAATATCGAGCCTTAAATAATAGTGGCTCCGAAAAATTTGTATTGGCACGCTTCTTTTATGTTGGTAAAACATACGAAGAAGCAGTGAGTGAAGCACTACCATTCATTCGCCAATTCAGCCAAAAAATGCAAGCTAATTCTGCTTATGTTATGCAGAATAGCACAAATACCAATCAAAAACCTTTTGATCGGACAAATATTTGTTTCGATGAAGACTATTTGATTGAGAATTCAATTATTGGTGATGTGAGGACTTGTCGCGACAAAATCAAAACATTTCAAGACGAGTTAAATCTCGGCACATTAGCGCTCAAACCCTCTTCTTTTGTTTTGCCAAAAAACTTAGAAAGTTTAGAGCGCTACAACCAAGAGGTTCGGAATTATGTCTAA